The Scomber japonicus isolate fScoJap1 chromosome 8, fScoJap1.pri, whole genome shotgun sequence genome has a segment encoding these proteins:
- the LOC128363446 gene encoding uncharacterized protein LOC128363446, whose protein sequence is MSIRTMKWQVLLFILVLSVSVVHGQVSYSIPEEMAKGALIGNIAQDLGLGVERLKSGKARIYTGNTEEYIELKRERGVLLIKDRIDRESLCGQTMPCALHFQMILENPMEFYTVTVEITDINDNPPTFERGEMKYEITESALSGARFVLDKAVDDDVGINGLNSYALKPSDNFALKTISRGDGTKHVEMVLQKQLDREKQEHISLILTALDGGEPQLSGTMQILITVLDVNDNPPVCSKPEYKASVTENAPVGTVITTVRATDIDKGNNGKVTYRIPKSAAGSLFVIDANDGVLTLRGNLDYEKRRRYELDVQVSDQGGLSDACKVIVDVKDTNDNPPSINIMSKSNTVSENVNPGTVVTMLNIQDPDSNDNGKVMCVLNENVPFSIKSTTNTFFTVLTDSDLDRERSSEYNITVTCSDEGVPSLSSSVTLTLQISDVNDNAPFFERSSYEAYIVENNTPGLSIFTVKARDADWNQNARISYILEDSSVNGVPVSSYVSVSADSGVIHAVRSFDYEQIKDFQFRVKAQDGGSPPLSSNVTVKMMIQDQNDNPPQVLYPVQTGGSLVAEMVPRSADVGYLVTKVVAVDVDSGQNAWLSYKLQKATDRALFEVGLQNGEIRTIRQVTDKDAVKQRLTVIVEDNGQPSRSATVIVNVAVADSFPEVLSEFTDFTHDKEYNDNLTFYLVLALAVVSFLFITCLVVIISVKIYRWRQSRILYHSNLPVIPYYPPRYSDTMGTGTLQHVYNYEVCRTTDSRKSDCKFGRAGSQNVLIMDPSSTGTMQRIQSEKSILDEPDSPLEVSVPKLLIQIFVISWSLICGLTVRKIPDRTMNRQVLVFISLFFLHSVCGQVSYSIPEEMSKGSLVGNIAQDLGLEIKRLISGKAKIYTRNNDEYIELNRERGVLLVKERIDREALCSETALCALHFQIILENPMEFYSVTVQITDINDKAPTFEKGEMEFKISESAVTGAKFALETAVDLDVGVNGVHSYELKPTDNFAVKLHNNADGNKNVEMVLQKPLDREKQDHISLVLTAVDGGEPQMSGTMLIVITVLDVNDNAPVFTQHTYKAAVTENSPKGTVIATVTASDADQGSNGKITYSITNRLGNVMKMFEVNRANGEVSLIENIDFEKSRHFQINLLATDDGGFTDSCKLIVDVQDMNDNKPEINIMSKSNVISEDAKLNTVVTMINIEDLDSGENGNVKCFISENIPFLLKTSTNNFYSLVTDSDLDRERSSEYNITVTCSDEGVPSLSSSVTLTLQISDVNDNAPVFERSSYEAYIVENNTPGLSIFTVKARDADWNQNARVSYILEDSSVNGVPVSSYVSVSADSGVIHAVRSFDYEQIKDFQFHVKAQDGGSPPLSSNVTVKMMIQDQNDNPPQVLYPVQTGGSLVAEMVPRSADVGYLVTKVVAVDVDSGQNAWLSYKLQKATDRALFEVGLQNGEIRTIRQVTDKDAVKQRLTVIVEDNGQPSRSATVIVNVAVADSFPEVLSEFTDFTHDKEYNDNLTFYLVLALAVVSFLFITCLVVIISVKIYRWRQSRILYHSNLPVIPYYPPRYSDTLGTGTLQHVYNYEVCRTTDSRKSDCKFGRAGSQNVLIMDPSSTGTMQRIQSEKSILDEPDSPLEVSVPKLLIQIIHHG, encoded by the exons ATGTCAATCCGAACGATGAAATGGCAAGTGCTGTTGTTTATCTTGGTGCTCTCTGTGAGTGTAGTGCACGGGCAGGTCAGCTACTCGATTCCTGAGGAAATGGCAAAGGGTGCTCTAATTGGTAATATAGCCCAGGATTTAGGTTTGGGTGTAGAAAGATTGAAGTCAGGAAAAGCCCGTATTTATACTGGTAACACTGAGGAGTATATTGAgctgaagagagaaagaggagtcCTCCTTATTAAAGATAGAATAGACAGAGAATCGCTCTGCGGACAAACGATGCCTTGCGcactacattttcaaatgatccTTGAAAACCCAATGGAGTTTTACACGGTTACTGTCGAAATTACCGACATAAATGACAACCCTCCCACATTTGAGAGAGGtgagatgaaatatgaaattacCGAATCAGCTCTTAGTGGAGCTCGATTCGTCCTGGATAAAGCCGTAGACGATGATGTCGGTATCAACGGCTTGAACAGCTACGCCCTGAAACCCAGTGATAATTTCGCTCTGAAAACCATCAGCAGAGGAGATGGGACAAAACATGTCGAAATGGTTTTACAGAAACAGTTAGACCGGGAAAAGCAAGAGCATATATCACTGATATTAACCGCTCTGGATGGCGGTGAGCCACAGCTCTCAGGGACAATGCAAATACTTATAACTGTGTTAGACGTTAATGATAATCCTCCCGTTTGTTCAAAGCCGGAATACAAAGCAAGTGTTACAGAGAATGCTCCTGTGGGCACTGTAATAACTACAGTAAGAGCTACGGACATAGATAAAGGCAATAATGGAAAAGTAACATACAGGATTCCAAAATCCGCTGCAGGAAGTCTCTTTGTAATAGATGCTAATGATGGGGTGTTAACATTAAGGGGAAATCTAGattatgaaaaaagaagacgctATGAGCTCGATGTTCAAGTGTCAGATCAGGGAGGATTGTCTGATGCATGTAAAGTAATTGTGGACGTGAAAGATACAAATGATAATCCTCCGTCCATTAACATCATGTCTAAATCAAACACAGTCTCTGAGAACGTCAATCCCGGAACTGTTGTAACAATGCTCAATATACAAGATCCAGACTCGAATGATAACGGAaaagtaatgtgtgttttaaacgAAAATGTTCCTTTCTCTATTAAATCAACAACAAATACTTTCTTTACTGTTCTCACAGACAGTGATCTGGACAGAGAGAGATCCTCTGAGTATAATATAACTGTGACCTGCTCTGATGAGGGAGTGCCCTCCCTCTCCAGCAGCGTCACTCTCACCTTACAGATCTCTGATGTAAATGATAACGCGCCTTTTTTTGAGAGGAGCTCATATGAGGCCTACATTGTAGAAAACAACACACCAGGCCTCTCTATATTCACAGTGAAAGCCAGAGACGCTGACTGGAACCAGAATGCTCGTATTTCTTACATACTGGAGGACTCCTCTGTTAACGGAGTACCAGTCTCCTCATATGTGTCCGTTAGTGCTGATAGTGGAGTCATCCATGCAGTTCGCTCTTTTGACTACGAGCAGATCAAAGATTTCCAGTTCCGCGTCAAAGCGCAGGATGGAGGCTCTCCTCCACTCAGTAGTAACGTGACTGTGAAAATGATGATACAAGACCAGAACGACAACCCCCCTCAGGTTCTGTACCCAGTCCAGACTGGTGGCTCTCTAGTGGCTGAAATGGTTCCTCGTTCAGCAGATGTGGGCTATCTGGTGACTAAAGTGGTGGCTGTGGATGTGGACTCTGGACAGAATGCCTGGCTCTCCTATAAACTACAGAAAGCCACAGACAGGGCGCTGTTTGAAGTGGGCTTACAGAATGGAGAAATAAGAACTATCCGCCAGGTGACTGATAAAGATGCTGTGAAACAAAGACTGACTGTTATAGTGGAGGACAACGGGCAGCCCTCTCGTTCAGCTACAGTCATTGTTAACGTGGCGGTGGCGGACAGCTTCCCTGAAGTGCTGTCAGAGTTCACTGACTTTACACACGACAAGGAGTACAATGACAACCTGACTTTTTACTTAGTGTTAGCTCTGGCTgtagtttccttcctcttcatcacgtGTTTAGTGgttattatatcagtgaaaaTCTACAGATGGAGACAGTCTCGCATCCTGTATCACTCCAATCTCCCTGTGATTCCATATTATCCACCACGTTACTCAGACACTATGGGGACAGGGACTCTCCAACACGTGTACAATTACGAGGTGTGCAGGACGACTGACTCCAGAAAGAGTGACTGTAAGTTCGGCAGAGCTGGTAGTCAAAACGTGCTGATAATGGACCCCAGTTCTACAGGGACGATGCAGCGGATACAGAGTGAAAAGAGCATCCTGGATGAACCAGACTCTCCTCTAGAGGTTAGTGTTCCCAAACTACTGATACAGATTTTTGTTATTTCCTGGTCTCT AATCTGTGGCCTCACTGTGAGGAAAATACCGGATAGAACAATGAATCGGCAAGTACTGgtgtttatctctctctttttcctccactCGGTGTGCGGGCAGGTCAGCTACTCTATTCCAGAGGAAATGTCGAAAGGATCTTTAGTGGGCAACATAGCGCAAGATTTGGGATTAGAGATAAAACGTTTGATATCAGGTAAAGCGAAGATCTATACTAGAAACAACGACGAATACATCGAGCTCAACCGAGAGAGAGGAGTCCTCCTCGTCAAAGAGAGAATTGACAGAGAGGCGCTGTGTTCAGAGACGGCACTTTGTGCTTTACATTTTCAGATTATCTTGGAGAATCCTATGGAGTTTTACAGTGTTACAGTCCAGATTACAGACATCAATGATAAGGCCCCAACCTTTGAAAAAGGGGAAATGGAATTCAAAATAAGTGAGTCAGCGGTAACCGGAGCAAAATTTGCCTTAGAAACGGCTGTGGATCTTGATGTGGGAGTTAATGGGGTTCATAGCTACGAATTAAAACCAACAGACAATTTTGCTGTTAAACTCCACAATAATGCTGATGGTAATAAAAATGTTGAGATGGTGTTGCAGAAGCCtttagacagagagaaacaagacCATATATCTCTGGTATTAACGGCTGTAGATGGAGGAGAGCCGCAGATGTCAGGAACAATGCTGATTGTTATTACAGTTTTAGACGTTAATGATAATGCTCCTGTttttacacaacacacatataaaGCTGCAGTTACTGAGAATTCACCTAAAGGCACAGTTATAGCCACTGTTACAGCTTCAGATGCAGATCAAGGCTCTAATGGTAAAATAACATATTCAATCACGAATAGATTAGGAAATGTAATGAAGATGTTTGAGGTGAATAGAGCAAATGGCGAAGTTTCATTAATTGAAAATATTGACTTCGAAAAGTcaagacattttcaaataaatttACTCGCTACAGACGACGGAGGATTCACAGATTCTTGTAAATTAATCGTCGATGTTCAAGACATGAATGACAACAAGCCTGAAATTAACATTATGTCAAAATCAAATGTGATATCAGAGGATGCCAAACTCAACACTGTCGTTACAATGATAAACATTGAAGACTTAGATTCAGGTGAAAACGGAAAcgtaaaatgttttattagcGAAAATATACCATtccttttaaaaacatcaacaaataATTTCTATAGTTTAGTCACAGACAGTGatttagacagagagagatcaTCTGAGTATAATATAACTGTGACCTGCTCTGATGAGGGAGTGCCCTCCCTCTCCAGCAGCGTCACTCTCACCTTACAGATCTCTGATGTAAATGATAACGCACCTGTCTTTGAGAGGAGCTCATATGAGGCCTACATTGTAGAAAACAACACACCAGGCCTCTCTATATTCACAGTGAAAGCCAGAGACGCTGACTGGAACCAGAATGCCCGTGTTTCTTACATACTGGAGGACTCCTCTGTTAACGGAGTGCCAGTCTCCTCATATGTGTCCGTTAGTGCTGATAGTGGAGTCATCCATGCAGTTCGCTCTTTTGACTACGAGCAGATCAAAGATTTCCAGTTCCACGTTAAGGCGCAGGATGGAGGCTCCCCTCCTCTCAGTAGCAATGTGACAGTTAAAATGATGATCCAGGACCAGAACGACAACCCCCCTCAGGTTCTGTACCCAGTCCAGACTGGTGGCTCTCTGGTGGCTGAAATGGTTCCTCGTTCAGCAGATGTGGGCTATCTGGTGACTAAAGTGGTGGCTGTGGATGTGGACTCTGGACAGAATGCCTGGCTCTCCTATAAACTGCAGAAAGCCACAGACAGGGCGCTGTTTGAAGTGGGCTTACAGAATGGAGAAATAAGAACTATCCGCCAGGTGACTGATAAAGATGCTGTGAAACAAAGACTGACTGTTATAGTGGAGGACAACGGGCAGCCCTCTCGTTCAGCTACAGTCATTGTTAACGTGGCGGTGGCGGACAGCTTCCCTGAAGTGCTGTCAGAGTTCACTGACTTTACACACGACAAGGAGTACAATGACAACCTGACTTTTTACTTAGTGTTGGCTCTGGCTgtagtttccttcctcttcatcacgtGTTTAGTGgttattatatcagtgaaaaTCTACAGATGGAGACAGTCTCGCATCCTGTATCACTCCAATCTCCCTGTGATCCCATATTATCCACCACGTTACTCAGACACTTTGGGGACAGGGACTCTCCAACACGTGTACAATTACGAGGTGTGCAGGACGACTGACTCCAGAAAGAGTGACTGTAAGTTCGGCAGAGCTGGTAGTCAGAACGTGCTGATAATGGACCCCAGTTCTACAGGGACGATGCAGCGGATACAGAGTGAAAAGAGCATCCTGGATGAACCAGACTCTCCTCTAGAGGTTAGTGTTCCCAAACTACTGATACAGATTATT caccatggataG
- the LOC128363448 gene encoding protocadherin beta-16-like produces MTRQVLLLFICLLFVGSVLGQVSYSIPEEMARGSLVGNIAHDLGLQTKRLASGKARIYTRDSDEFIELNRERGVLLVKERIDREALCRQTTPCALHFQIILENPMELYTVTVQITDINDNAPTFEKNEIKFKIAESTMIGAKFVLERAADLDVGINDLKSYELKPTDIFSLKLHNNADGNKNVEMVLQKPLDREKQEQISLVLTAVDGGEPQMSGTMLILITVLDANDNAPVFTQHTYKATVTENSPKGTVVATVTASDADQGSNSKITYSITNTLDDIRKVFQVNKDNGDVTLIGNIDFEQSRSYQIHLLASDEGGLTESCKLIVDVQDINDNKPEINILSKSNVISEDANLNTVVTMINIEDLDSGENGKVQCFISENVPFILKMSTGNFYSLVTDSDLDREKSSEYNITVTCSDEGVPSLSSSVTLTLQISDVNDNAPVFERSSYEAYIVENNTPGLSIFTVKARDADWNQNARVSYILEDSSFNGVPVSSYVSVSADSGVIHAVRSFDYEQIKDFHFHVKAQDGGSPPLSSNVTVKMMIQDQNDNPPQVLYPVQTGGSLVAEMVPRSADVGYLVTKVVAVDVDSGQNAWLSYKLQKATDRALFEVGLQNGEIRTIRQVTDKDAVKQRLTVIVEDNGQPSRSATVIVNVAVADSFPEVLSEFTDFTHDKEYNDNLTFYLVLALAVVSFLFITCLVVIISVKIYRWRQSRILYHSNLPVIPYYPPRYSDTLGTGTLQHVYNYEVCRTTDSRKSDCKFGRAGSQNVLIMDPSSTGTMQRIQNEKSILDEPDSPLEVGEFVTKQSSNGRCWPMCGSSAAAFISTSQII; encoded by the coding sequence ATGACGAGGCAAGTACTGCTGTTGTTTATCTGTCTCCTCTTCGTCGGCTCAGTGCTCGGGCAGGTCAGCTACTCTATTCCGGAAGAAATGGCCAGAGGATCTTTAGTAGGTAATATAGCTCATGATTTAGGTTTACAAACCAAACGTTTAGCGTCTGGTAAAGCTCGAATTTACACCCGAGATAGCGACGAGTTCATCGAGCTGAATAGAGAAAGAGGAGTCCTCCTTGTTAAAGAGAGAATCGACAGAGAGGCGCTGTGCAGACAGACGACGCCGTGTGCTTTACATTTTCAGATTATCTTGGAGAATCCTATGGAACTTTACACGGTTACAGTCCAGATCACAGATATTAATGATAATGCACCAacctttgaaaaaaatgaaattaaattcaAGATTGCCGAGTCAACGATGATTGGTGCAAAATTTGTACTGGAAAGAGCTGCGGATCTAGATGTTGGAATAAACGATCTGAAAAGCTACGAATTAAAACCAACTGATATCTTTTCTCTTAAACTCCACAATAACGCtgatggaaataaaaatgttgagatGGTGTTGCAGAAGCCtttagacagagagaaacaagagCAGATATCTCTTGTGTTAACGGCTGTAGATGGAGGAGAGCCGCAGATGTCAGGAACAATGCTGATTCTTATTACAGTTTTAGACGCTAATGATAATGCTCCTGTttttacacaacacacatataaaGCTACAGTTACTGAGAATTCACCTAAAGGCACAGTTGTAGCCACTGTTACAGCCTCAGATGCAGATCAGGGCTCTAACAGTAAAATTACTTATTCAATCACTAACACTTTAGACGATATCAGGAAAGTATTTCAGGTAAATAAGGATAATGGTGATGTAACTTTAATTGGAAATATTGACTTTGAACAATCACGAAGCTATCAAATACATCTTCTCGCTAGTGATGAAGGAGGACTCACAGAGTCTTGCAAATTAATCGTCGATGTGCAAGACATAAATGATAACAAGCCTGAAATCAATATACTGTCAAAATCAAATGTGATATCAGAGGATGCTAATCTAAATACTGTCGTTACAATGATAAACATTGAGGACTTAGATTCAGGAGAAAACGGAAAAGTACAATGCTTTATCAGTGAAAATGtcccttttattttaaaaatgtcgaCTGGCAATTTCTATAGTTTAGTAACAGACAGTGATTTGGACAGAGAAAAATCCTCTGAGTATAATATAACTGTGACCTGCTCTGATGAGGGAGTGCCCTCCCTCTCCAGCAGCGTCACTCTCACCTTACAGATCTCTGATGTAAATGATAACGCACCTGTCTTTGAGAGGAGCTCATATGAGGCCTACATTGTAGAAAACAACACACCAGGCCTCTCTATATTCACAGTGAAAGCCAGAGACGCTGACTGGAACCAGAATGCCCGTGTTTCTTACATACTGGAGGACTCCTCTTTTAACGGAGTACCAGTCTCCTCATATGTGTCCGTTAGTGCTGATAGTGGAGTCATCCATGCAGTTCGCTCTTTTGACTACGAGCAGATCAAAGATTTCCATTTCCACGTTAAGGCGCAGGATGGAGGCTCCCCTCCTCTCAGTAGCAATGTGACAGTTAAAATGATGATCCAGGACCAGAACGACAACCCCCCTCAGGTTCTGTACCCAGTCCAGACTGGTGGTTCTCTGGTGGCTGAAATGGTTCCTCGTTCAGCAGATGTGGGCTATCTGGTGACTAAAGTGGTGGCTGTGGATGTGGACTCTGGACAGAATGCCTGGCTCTCCTATAAACTGCAGAAAGCCACAGACAGGGCGCTGTTTGAAGTGGGCTTACAGAATGGAGAAATAAGAACTATCCGCCAGGTGACTGATAAAGATGCTGTGAAACAAAGACTGACTGTTATAGTGGAGGACAACGGGCAGCCCTCTCGTTCAGCTACAGTCATTGTTAACGTGGCGGTGGCGGACAGCTTCCCTGAAGTGCTGTCAGAGTTCACTGACTTTACACACGACAAGGAGTACAATGACAACCTGACTTTTTACTTAGTGTTGGCTCTGGCTgtagtttccttcctcttcatcacgtGTTTAGTGgttattatatcagtgaaaaTCTACAGATGGAGACAGTCTCGCATCCTGTATCACTCCAATCTCCCTGTGATCCCATATTATCCACCACGTTACTCAGACACTTTGGGGACAGGGACTCTCCAACACGTGTACAATTACGAGGTGTGCAGGACGACTGACTCCAGAAAGAGTGACTGTAAGTTCGGCAGAGCTGGTAGTCAAAACGTGCTGATAATGGACCCCAGTTCTACAGGGACGATGCAGCGTATACAGAATGAAAAGAGCATCCTGGATGAACCAGATTCTCCTTTAGAGGTTGGTGAATTCGTTACAAAACAGTCATCTAAT
- the LOC128363447 gene encoding protocadherin gamma-A2-like, producing MNRQVLVFISLFFLHSVCGQVSYSIPEEMSKGSLVGNTAQDLGLEIKRLISGKAKIYTRNNDEYIELNRERGVLLVKERIDREALCTETALCALHFQIILENPMEFYSVTVQITDINDNAPTFEKSEMKFKISESVVTGAKFVLERAVDLDVGINGVRNYELKPTDNFALKVHNNANGNKNVEMVLQKPLDREKQEQISLVLTAVDGGEPQMSGTMLILITVLDANDNAPVFTQHTYKAAVTENSPKGTVIATVTASDADQGSNGKITYSITNTLGNVRKMFEVNEENGEVRLIGNIDFEKSRHFEINLLASDDGGLTDSCKLIIDVQDINDNKPEINIMSKSNVISEDAKLNTVVTMINIEDLDSGENGIVKCFISENVPFILKTSTNNFYSLVTDSDLDRERSSDYNITVTCSDEGVPSLSSSVTLTLQISDVNDNAPVFERSSYEAYIVENNTPGLSIFTVKARDADWNQNARVSYILEDSSVNGVPVSSYVSVSADSGVIHAVRSFDYEQIKDFQFHVKAQDGGSPPLSSNVTVKMMIQDQNDNPPQVLYPVQTGGSLVAEMVPRSADVGYLVTKVVAVDVDSGQNAWLSYKLQKATDRALFEVGLQNGEIRTIRQVTDKDAVKQRLTVIVEDNGQPSRSATVIVNVAVADSFPEVLSEFTDFTHDKEYNDNLTFYLVLALAVVSFLFIACLVVIISVKIYRWRQSRILYHSNLPVIPYYPPRYSDTLGTGTLQHVYNYEVCRTTDSRKSDCKFGRAGSQNVLIMDPSSTGTMQRIQSEKSILDEPDSPLEVRMSHSLVMSNMHV from the coding sequence ATGAATCGGCAAGTACTGgtgtttatctctctctttttcctccactCGGTGTGCGGGCAGGTCAGCTACTCTATTCCAGAGGAAATGTCGAAAGGATCTTTAGTGGGCAACACAGCGCAAGATTTAGGATTAGAGATAAAACGTTTAATATCAGGTAAAGCAAAGATCTATACTAGAAACAACGACGAATACATTGAGCTCAACCGAGAGAGAGGAGTCCTCCTCGTCAAAGAGAGAATTGACAGAGAGGCGCTGTGTACAGAGACGGCACTTTGTGCTTTACATTTTCAGATTATCTTGGAGAATCCTATGGAGTTTTACAGTGTTACAGTCCAGATTACAGACATCAATGATAATGCGCCAACCtttgaaaaaagtgaaatgaagttCAAAATAAGTGAGTCAGTGGTAACCGGAGCTAAATTTGTCTTAGAGAGGGCGGTTGACCTTGATGTGGGAATTAATGGTGTTAGAAACTATGAATTAAAACCAACAGACAATTTTGCTCTTAAAGTCCACAATAACGctaatggaaataaaaatgttgagatGGTGTTGCAGAAGCCtttagacagagagaaacaagagCAGATATCTCTGGTGTTGACGGCTGTAGATGGAGGAGAGCCGCAGATGTCAGGAACAATGTTGATTCTTATTACAGTTTTAGACGCTAATGATAATGCTCCTGTttttacacaacacacatacaaagctGCAGTTACTGAGAATTCACCTAAAGGCACAGTTATAGCCACTGTTACAGCTTCAGATGCAGATCAAGGCTCTAATGGTAAAATAACATACTCAATCACGAATACATTaggaaatgtcagaaaaatgtttgAGGTGAATGAAGAAAACGGCGAAGTTAGATTAATTGGAAATATTGATTTCGAAAAGTCAAGACATTTTGAAATCAATTTACTCGCTAGTGACGATGGAGGACTCACAGATTCTTGTAAATTAATCATCGATGTGCAAGACATAAATGACAATAAGCCTGAAATTAATATTATGTCGAAGTCAAATGTGATATCTGAAGATGCCAAACTCAATACTGTCGTTACAATGATAAACATAGAGGACCTAGATTCAGGAGAAAACGGGATCGTGAAATGCTTTATCAGCGAAAATGtaccatttattttaaaaacatcgACAAATAATTTCTATAGTTTAGTAACAGACAGTGatttagacagagagagatccTCTGATTATAATATAACTGTGACCTGCTCTGATGAGGGAGTGCCCTCCCTCTCCAGCAGCGTCACTCTCACCTTACAGATCTCTGATGTAAATGATAACGCACCTGTCTTTGAGAGGAGCTCATATGAGGCCTACATTGTAGAAAACAACACACCAGGCCTCTCTATATTCACAGTGAAAGCCAGAGACGCTGACTGGAACCAGAATGCCCGTGTTTCTTACATACTGGAGGACTCCTCTGTTAACGGAGTGCCAGTCTCCTCATATGTGTCCGTTAGTGCTGATAGTGGAGTCATCCATGCAGTTCGCTCTTTTGACTATGAGCAGATCAAAGATTTCCAGTTCCACGTTAAGGCGCAGGATGGAGGCTCTCCTCCACTCAGTAGTAACGTGACTGTGAAAATGATGATCCAGGACCAGAATGACAACCCCCCTCAGGTTCTGTACCCAGTCCAGACTGGTGGCTCTCTGGTGGCTGAAATGGTTCCTCGTTCAGCAGATGTGGGCTATCTGGTGACTAAAGTGGTGGCTGTGGATGTGGACTCTGGACAGAATGCCTGGCTCTCCTATAAACTGCAGAAAGCCACAGACAGGGCGCTGTTTGAAGTGGGCTTACAGAATGGAGAAATAAGAACTATCCGCCAGGTGACTGACAAAGATGCTGTGAAACAAAGACTGACTGTTATAGTGGAGGACAACGGGCAGCCCTCTCGTTCAGCTACAGTCATTGTTAACGTGGCGGTGGCGGACAGCTTCCCTGAAGTGCTGTCAGAGTTCACTGACTTTACACACGACAAGGAGTACAATGACAACCTGACTTTTTACTTAGTGTTGGCTCTGGCTgtagtttccttcctcttcatcgcGTGTTTAGTGgttattatatcagtgaaaaTCTACAGATGGAGACAGTCTCGCATCCTGTATCACTCCAATCTCCCTGTGATTCCATATTATCCACCACGTTACTCAGACACTTTGGGGACAGGGACTCTCCAACACGTGTACAATTACGAGGTGTGCAGGACGACTGACTCCAGAAAGAGTGACTGTAAGTTCGGCAGAGCTGGTAGTCAGAACGTGCTGATAATGGACCCCAGTTCTACAGGGACGATGCAGCGGATACAGAGTGAAAAGAGCATCCTGGATGAACCAGACTCTCCTCTAGAGGTTAGAATGTCCCACTCTCTGGTCATGTCAAATATGCATGTTTAA